GATAAGTATTCAAAAGAGGTTAAACTATGATAATAGCTACGACAGAAACCATAGCCGGCTATGTCGTTAAAGAAACCATTGGAATAGTTTACGGAAACACTGTTCGAGCGAGAGATATTTGCTCGGATATCACCGCCCGGTTTAAGGATGCTGTCGGCGGAGAAATTGAGGAGTACACTAAATTACTCTCTGAATGCCGCGAGCAGGCGCTCGATCGGATGATAACCAGAGCCAACGAACTGGGAGCAGACGCTGTCTTAGGAATAGACTTCATGCTTTCTTCTCTTATTGATGACGCCATCGAGCTTTTAGTGTATGGAACTGCAGTTAAACTTTGCAGGGAGCCTTAATCTGCTTTCCTTTTTCAGTAAAAATCACATAAGTTGTAGGGTTGCGCTTATCCGCATGCAGAAATGATACCTTATCTTGAACTCGTTGCCCTGGTTTTATTAGCATCCAAG
This is a stretch of genomic DNA from bacterium. It encodes these proteins:
- a CDS encoding YbjQ family protein, whose translation is MIIATTETIAGYVVKETIGIVYGNTVRARDICSDITARFKDAVGGEIEEYTKLLSECREQALDRMITRANELGADAVLGIDFMLSSLIDDAIELLVYGTAVKLCREP